A single Thermoanaerobacterium sp. RBIITD DNA region contains:
- a CDS encoding metalloregulator ArsR/SmtB family transcription factor — translation MNDNKINNDVCEVTVIHEDVVNKVKKIMPEETKLYDLAELFKVFGDTTRIKILCALFESEMCVCDIAALLGMNQSAVSHQLRVLKQSKLVKYRKEGKIVYYSLADDHVIKIFGEGFNHIEE, via the coding sequence ATGAATGATAATAAAATTAATAATGATGTATGTGAGGTAACTGTTATACATGAAGATGTCGTAAATAAAGTCAAAAAGATTATGCCTGAGGAAACAAAATTATATGACCTTGCAGAACTTTTCAAAGTATTTGGCGATACAACAAGGATAAAGATATTATGTGCCCTATTTGAATCTGAAATGTGCGTCTGTGATATTGCAGCACTTCTTGGTATGAATCAGTCAGCAGTATCACATCAGCTTAGGGTTTTAAAGCAGAGTAAATTGGTTAAATACAGAAAAGAAGGTAAAATTGTTTACTATTCATTAGCAGATGACCATGTCATAAAGATTTTTGGTGAAGGATTCAATCATATAGAAGAATAA
- a CDS encoding V-type ATPase subunit: protein MENVTRFAAVNTKIRSLQGKFLKDKDYINMLEKNSVKDVANYLKDNTYYGEMLQDINLENISRRDLENILRNYLIKNVEKIRHYFNGNYKKFIKSLYVKYEIEDLKSFARLIFNGTELDSYEKTFVFVGKYSDVEPEKVFASKTIGDLIGAFEGSEFYKYIEPILKGKRKSLFYLEMALDMAYYSIIQRYWKMISKSDRQILEKMEGIIADLFNIQWIYRGMKFYSLSPEEILNYTIDFGDKLTYNERKALCYAKSLDEFFALTKESTPYSFLFNKEIIDLYMERRINRYIYFKLRALERTAMMNIIHVVAYILFLEFEIRDIISITESIRYNMPFDEAKKFLIREI from the coding sequence ATGGAAAATGTTACGAGGTTTGCTGCGGTTAATACAAAAATACGTTCATTGCAAGGTAAATTTTTAAAAGACAAAGATTATATAAACATGCTTGAAAAAAATTCTGTAAAAGATGTAGCAAATTATTTAAAAGATAATACATACTACGGTGAAATGTTACAAGATATCAATTTAGAAAATATCAGTAGAAGAGATCTTGAAAACATCTTGAGAAACTATCTAATAAAAAATGTAGAAAAGATTAGGCATTATTTTAATGGGAATTATAAAAAATTTATAAAATCATTGTACGTAAAATATGAAATAGAGGATTTAAAGAGCTTTGCAAGGCTTATATTTAATGGTACAGAATTGGACTCCTATGAAAAAACTTTTGTGTTTGTTGGAAAGTATAGTGATGTAGAACCTGAAAAAGTTTTCGCATCGAAGACAATCGGTGATTTAATAGGAGCCTTTGAAGGTTCCGAGTTTTACAAATATATAGAACCTATATTAAAGGGAAAGAGAAAAAGTTTATTTTATCTTGAGATGGCCCTCGACATGGCATATTACAGCATAATACAAAGGTACTGGAAGATGATATCAAAAAGTGACAGGCAAATCCTTGAAAAAATGGAAGGCATAATTGCGGACTTGTTTAATATCCAATGGATCTACCGTGGAATGAAGTTCTATAGTTTATCACCTGAGGAAATCCTCAATTATACGATTGATTTTGGAGATAAATTGACATATAACGAGAGAAAGGCACTATGTTATGCCAAAAGTCTTGATGAGTTTTTTGCACTTACGAAAGAATCAACACCATATTCGTTCCTCTTTAATAAAGAGATTATTGATTTATATATGGAGAGAAGAATCAATAGATATATATACTTCAAACTTAGAGCACTCGAAAGAACAGCGATGATGAATATTATACATGTAGTAGCATATATACTGTTTTTAGAATTCGAGATAAGAGATATAATATCTATCACAGAAAGTATCAGGTATAACATGCCATTTGATGAAGCAAAAAAATTCCTTATTAGGGAAATATGA
- a CDS encoding heavy metal translocating P-type ATPase, which produces MSQKKIYILEGLDCASCAAKIEDSAKKIDDVNNAVIDLVNNKLLIEIEDAQKLNKISDKIRKIVKDIEPNVDVIDYENKTVTNDKSKILKKVIQYGMAAILFIIPIIFNFPIYIKFSLFFISYIISGGEIVFFATQKILKGQLFDEHFLMSVSTIGAFAIGRYSEGVAVMLFYQIGMLLQDYAVDHSKRSIKDLMDIRPDYANLKLGDEIKRVSPEDINIGDIIVVKAGEKIPLDGVVIGGKSFVDTSSLTGESVPREVNIGSSVLSGFINKNGLLTIKVEKEFKESTVSKILDLVENANSKKAPTENFITKFARYYTPIVTLSALAIAIIPPVVLHEGFLDWIYRALVFLVISCPCALMISIPLSFFGGIGAASKNGILVKGGNYLEALNDVDTIVFDKTGTLTKGTFNVTEIHAIDSIKKDELLRYAAYAEYYSNHPIASSIVKAYGKDIDKDKIKDYSEISGSGIKVKIDDKEILAGNSRFMDSLNISYDKANCYGSIVYIAVDKKYAGYIVISDEVKKDSKEAVKALKEIGINKLVMLTGDRKEVGEKISNELGLDAVYTDLLPDGKVEVLEKLSAEKSSNGKLIFVGDGINDAPVLTRADVGVAMGGLGSDAAIEAADVVLMTDEPIKLVDAIKIAKKTHKIVWENIVISLGVKLAVLTLGAIGLASMWEAVFADVGVTLLAVFNALRVLRAK; this is translated from the coding sequence ATGAGCCAAAAAAAAATCTATATATTAGAAGGTCTAGATTGTGCAAGTTGTGCCGCAAAGATAGAAGATAGCGCTAAAAAAATAGATGATGTAAATAATGCTGTCATAGATTTAGTAAATAACAAACTTTTAATTGAAATAGAAGACGCACAAAAACTAAATAAAATAAGTGATAAGATAAGAAAGATCGTAAAAGATATAGAACCTAATGTTGATGTCATTGATTATGAAAATAAAACGGTAACCAATGACAAAAGCAAAATATTAAAAAAAGTAATCCAATATGGTATGGCGGCAATTTTATTTATAATCCCGATTATATTTAATTTTCCCATATATATAAAGTTTTCATTATTTTTTATAAGCTATATCATTTCAGGTGGAGAAATAGTCTTTTTTGCTACTCAAAAAATCTTAAAAGGACAATTATTTGATGAGCATTTTCTCATGAGCGTATCAACAATTGGTGCATTTGCGATTGGAAGATACTCTGAAGGTGTTGCAGTCATGCTTTTTTATCAAATAGGTATGCTTTTACAAGATTATGCTGTCGATCATTCTAAGAGGTCCATAAAGGATTTGATGGATATAAGGCCTGATTATGCAAATTTAAAATTAGGCGATGAAATAAAAAGAGTATCACCGGAAGATATCAATATAGGTGATATCATAGTTGTTAAAGCTGGTGAAAAAATTCCTCTTGATGGTGTGGTAATAGGCGGAAAATCATTTGTAGATACTTCATCATTGACAGGTGAATCTGTCCCAAGAGAAGTTAATATTGGATCATCAGTATTAAGTGGTTTTATTAATAAAAATGGCCTTCTTACTATTAAAGTAGAAAAAGAATTTAAAGAATCTACAGTATCAAAAATTCTCGATTTAGTTGAAAATGCCAACAGCAAAAAAGCTCCTACAGAGAATTTTATAACGAAATTTGCAAGGTATTATACACCAATTGTAACATTATCTGCATTGGCAATCGCAATTATACCACCTGTCGTTTTACATGAAGGATTTTTAGATTGGATCTATAGAGCTTTAGTATTCCTCGTAATTTCTTGTCCATGCGCGCTTATGATATCAATACCATTGAGCTTTTTTGGTGGCATTGGTGCTGCATCAAAAAACGGCATACTTGTAAAAGGTGGCAATTATTTAGAAGCATTAAATGATGTTGATACAATAGTTTTTGACAAAACAGGAACATTGACAAAAGGCACTTTCAATGTGACAGAAATACACGCAATTGATTCTATAAAAAAAGATGAGCTATTAAGATATGCCGCATATGCAGAATATTATTCAAACCACCCTATAGCATCATCTATTGTTAAAGCTTATGGAAAAGATATTGATAAAGATAAAATCAAAGATTATAGTGAAATATCTGGCAGCGGTATAAAGGTCAAAATAGACGACAAAGAGATTCTTGCAGGTAATTCGAGATTTATGGACAGCCTAAATATATCATATGACAAGGCAAATTGTTATGGAAGCATAGTGTATATCGCTGTAGATAAAAAATATGCTGGATACATCGTAATATCTGATGAGGTCAAAAAGGATTCTAAAGAAGCTGTAAAAGCACTCAAGGAAATTGGCATTAATAAACTTGTTATGCTAACTGGTGACAGAAAAGAAGTCGGTGAAAAGATATCCAATGAGCTAGGTCTTGATGCTGTTTATACAGACCTACTGCCGGATGGAAAAGTAGAAGTCCTCGAAAAACTATCTGCTGAAAAGTCATCAAATGGAAAACTCATATTTGTAGGCGACGGTATTAATGATGCACCTGTTCTAACTAGAGCAGATGTAGGTGTCGCAATGGGTGGCCTTGGTTCAGATGCCGCAATTGAAGCCGCTGATGTCGTCTTAATGACAGATGAACCAATAAAACTAGTAGATGCTATAAAAATAGCAAAGAAAACCCACAAAATAGTGTGGGAAAATATAGTCATATCACTTGGAGTAAAATTAGCAGTTTTAACACTTGGCGCAATAGGTCTTGCTAGCATGTGGGAGGCAGTATTTGCTGACGTTGGTGTCACACTTTTAGCGGTATTTAATGCACTAAGAGTGCTTAGGGCAAAATAG
- a CDS encoding V-type ATPase 116kDa subunit family protein: protein MAVEKMKVFGMIGSIKDMNKALRLALIDGSIHMINALSYLNSSNFMMPPSEENVEALKEMPFLKPITKRRDFTNDEKVIKKLLEVFDLKETLKLKYLEEDYDYDKYIEELNMIYKQIESKVDELDKKNKEIDKLKAYMSNLEHLKYFNIDINMLTNLKYLSFKLISLSRENFKKLQKNYDNVPAIVKRLDDHDGNIILYAITPKVLNETVERIFSSLNYTELELPKDYSGNSMQVISIINDIIIAKKKEIDDIIDSIKDIKREYLKTVKAAYTRLSVEKKIEEMKTDIAYGNNLFFMFGYVPVNRIEGLKKMLYDSIGGGILLIDEDAKNLMPAITPPTHLKNNWLFKPFETLVKMYGVPTYNEKDPTPFFAITYMLLFGAMFGDVGQGLIGFLGGLLLNKKMKNSNFGGILERLGLTSMIFGILYGSVFGSEKIIPALLLRPMLNINTMLLSAVVLGIILITIGFVYGIYNSKLNKNIKEGIFGRNGITGLVFYWDLLITALCVVNGTYKYIELQVIIMVVCLILMLFKEPLSNILMKSKKLYNEPVSDYYVEEGFGVIETILSMVSNTISFIRVGAFALNHVGLYVAFATMANMMNTRAGSILMLIIGNVVIIGLEGLIVFIQALRLEFYELFSKYFIGDGIEYEPVHLNFTYEYRRAKRETRKLKLSKQAYSLLSFIPFT from the coding sequence TTGGCAGTTGAAAAGATGAAAGTTTTTGGCATGATAGGTTCTATTAAAGATATGAATAAAGCTTTAAGATTAGCTCTTATTGATGGCAGCATCCATATGATAAATGCCCTAAGCTATTTAAATTCTAGTAATTTTATGATGCCTCCATCAGAAGAAAATGTGGAAGCATTAAAGGAAATGCCGTTTTTAAAACCTATCACGAAAAGAAGGGATTTTACAAATGACGAAAAGGTAATTAAAAAACTACTTGAGGTATTTGATTTAAAAGAGACTCTTAAACTCAAATATTTAGAAGAGGATTATGACTATGATAAATATATTGAAGAACTTAATATGATTTATAAACAGATTGAGTCAAAAGTCGATGAACTGGATAAGAAAAACAAGGAAATAGATAAACTTAAGGCTTATATGTCTAACCTTGAGCACCTTAAATATTTTAATATAGATATAAATATGCTGACGAATCTAAAGTATTTGTCATTTAAGCTTATAAGTTTGTCTAGGGAAAACTTTAAAAAACTTCAAAAAAACTACGATAATGTTCCAGCAATTGTAAAAAGGCTCGATGACCACGATGGCAATATCATATTATATGCTATAACGCCTAAGGTTCTGAATGAGACTGTTGAACGTATTTTTTCATCATTAAATTATACAGAACTGGAGCTTCCAAAGGATTATAGCGGTAATTCTATGCAGGTTATAAGTATTATAAACGATATTATAATTGCTAAGAAAAAAGAAATAGATGATATTATAGACTCTATAAAGGATATTAAAAGAGAATATCTAAAAACTGTTAAAGCAGCTTACACACGCTTATCCGTGGAAAAGAAAATCGAAGAGATGAAAACAGATATTGCATATGGCAATAACCTATTCTTCATGTTTGGATATGTTCCGGTAAATAGGATTGAAGGACTTAAAAAGATGCTTTATGATTCCATAGGTGGCGGCATATTGCTTATTGATGAGGACGCAAAAAATCTTATGCCCGCAATTACTCCACCAACACATCTAAAAAATAACTGGTTATTTAAGCCCTTTGAAACCCTAGTAAAGATGTATGGCGTGCCGACATACAATGAGAAAGATCCGACACCATTTTTTGCCATAACTTATATGCTCTTGTTTGGTGCGATGTTTGGAGACGTAGGACAGGGTTTAATCGGATTTCTTGGAGGTCTTTTACTAAACAAGAAGATGAAAAATTCAAATTTTGGAGGGATACTTGAAAGGCTCGGCCTTACATCGATGATCTTTGGTATACTATATGGTAGTGTCTTTGGCTCAGAAAAAATTATACCGGCACTATTATTAAGACCTATGTTAAATATTAATACGATGCTATTAAGTGCCGTCGTTCTTGGAATTATCCTCATTACAATAGGTTTTGTATATGGAATATACAATAGCAAGTTAAATAAAAATATTAAAGAAGGAATATTCGGCAGAAATGGGATAACAGGTCTAGTTTTCTATTGGGACTTACTCATAACGGCTTTATGTGTTGTAAATGGGACATATAAATATATTGAATTACAGGTTATTATAATGGTCGTATGTCTCATATTGATGCTATTTAAAGAACCTCTTTCAAATATCTTGATGAAGTCAAAAAAATTATACAATGAACCTGTTTCAGATTATTATGTCGAAGAGGGGTTTGGCGTAATAGAGACGATACTTTCAATGGTATCAAATACAATATCATTTATAAGGGTAGGAGCATTTGCACTTAATCACGTCGGTTTATATGTTGCTTTTGCTACAATGGCCAACATGATGAATACAAGGGCCGGAAGCATATTGATGCTTATAATCGGCAACGTAGTTATTATCGGATTAGAAGGACTTATAGTATTTATACAGGCATTGAGACTTGAATTTTATGAGCTTTTCAGCAAGTATTTTATAGGCGACGGCATAGAATATGAACCAGTTCATTTAAACTTTACTTACGAATACAGAAGGGCAAAAAGAGAAACAAGAAAACTAAAATTATCGAAACAGGCATATAGTTTGCTGAGTTTCATTCCTTTCACATAG
- a CDS encoding TetR/AcrR family transcriptional regulator yields MNKTKEKIFNAAIDIFSKKGFYKATMDEIAEKAGVAKGTLYYHFKSKDEILEFLIMEGLSLLRNQIIDNINILKNSIEKLREIIIVQSNFLCKYKDFVLILLSQLWGKEEIQSSFREKIYDYLKIIEDIIDEGIKEKLIVKCDKKLVSSVFFGMISSLVIFQLRNNDIIDPEYIADNVIKYTFNGIHYRD; encoded by the coding sequence ATGAATAAAACTAAGGAAAAAATATTTAATGCTGCAATTGATATATTTTCAAAAAAAGGTTTTTACAAGGCTACTATGGATGAAATAGCTGAAAAAGCAGGTGTTGCCAAAGGTACATTATATTATCACTTTAAAAGCAAAGATGAAATTTTAGAATTTTTGATAATGGAAGGTCTATCACTTTTAAGAAACCAAATAATCGATAATATAAATATATTAAAAAATTCTATAGAAAAATTAAGAGAAATAATTATAGTACAATCAAATTTTTTGTGCAAGTATAAAGACTTTGTACTAATACTGCTAAGTCAGCTGTGGGGTAAAGAAGAAATACAAAGTAGTTTCAGAGAGAAGATATATGATTATTTGAAGATAATCGAAGATATTATTGATGAGGGAATAAAGGAAAAGCTCATTGTGAAATGTGATAAAAAATTAGTTTCATCAGTATTTTTTGGGATGATCAGTTCGCTAGTTATTTTTCAACTCAGAAATAATGACATTATTGACCCGGAATATATAGCAGATAATGTAATAAAATACACGTTTAATGGAATCCATTATAGAGATTAA
- a CDS encoding YhgE/Pip domain-containing protein: MGKVVANEIKRLIQNRFIRLAVIVIVFMPLLYSFLYLYAFWDPYGKLDKLPIAVVNQDKDVIYNGKSANFGVDIIKELKKSKDFKWSFVSYSNGIDGLKGNKYYFMIVIPENFTKNILSVDSSNIKKAHIQYITNDKKNFLATQLGNKAIENITQKISNTIRKGYIDTVFTNIKDMGNGLRLASDAENELSLGTEKINDGMKKLNNGIESALIGSNQLRDGLYNIKNGTQNAANGASNLYNGAGLLSEKLDEVSKSSYLLTNGISDLNKGLNGVNQGLNTIKQSIDNLKNGVATVSEGYNQIGGKISSFSNNVVTMGNGISSITSALNNAQIAMNDYAKKHPDAMNDTDFKQAILEISQSNIGLKQISTNLNNNMPDITKLNNSLAELNKATGDIKNGFDKLSSGISQLQLVSSQLKDGGNNLNEGFSQYSGGIALINQKMKEVSGGLGELNSGLKSLDDGTQKLYYGAIKLNDGLATLSNGGNNLKDNMQKLNDSQQLLSKKLNDASNKIDLTSINDKKSNMINEPIVLDTRRLNPVANYGIGFAPYFIPLSLWVGALILFFLIDIFDRRGYAKESNASIIMGKFISLCILGILQSIVSSFVLIEVLKLPVNNLFYYYLINALMSAVFVAIIGFFVMLFGMAGKFLAIVLLMLQLTSSGGVFPMELVPRFFNIINPYFPMTYGTQALREAISGTNYSLMLNDLLILAGFGIVFMLLSVLLAEKVGDSNIIDEKLSL; the protein is encoded by the coding sequence ATGGGTAAAGTAGTAGCAAATGAGATAAAAAGATTAATTCAAAATCGATTTATCAGGTTAGCTGTAATTGTCATTGTTTTTATGCCACTACTATATAGTTTTCTATATCTATATGCATTTTGGGATCCATATGGAAAACTAGACAAGCTTCCTATTGCCGTTGTAAATCAGGATAAAGATGTTATTTACAATGGCAAGAGTGCAAACTTTGGTGTTGATATAATAAAAGAATTAAAGAAAAGCAAAGATTTCAAATGGAGTTTTGTAAGTTATAGCAATGGTATAGATGGTTTGAAAGGTAATAAGTATTATTTTATGATAGTAATACCTGAAAACTTTACAAAAAATATATTAAGCGTTGACAGCAGCAATATTAAAAAAGCTCACATTCAGTATATAACAAATGATAAAAAGAATTTTCTTGCAACACAGCTTGGGAATAAGGCTATTGAAAATATAACACAAAAAATATCTAATACTATAAGAAAGGGATATATAGATACTGTTTTTACTAATATAAAGGATATGGGTAATGGTTTGAGATTGGCTTCAGATGCAGAGAATGAATTATCATTAGGTACTGAGAAAATTAATGATGGAATGAAAAAATTAAATAATGGTATTGAAAGTGCCTTAATCGGTTCAAATCAGCTAAGAGATGGCTTATATAATATAAAAAATGGAACACAAAATGCAGCTAATGGTGCTTCAAATCTATATAATGGTGCTGGCTTGTTATCAGAAAAACTCGATGAAGTTAGTAAGAGCAGTTATTTACTTACGAATGGAATTAGTGATTTGAATAAAGGATTAAACGGTGTAAACCAAGGGCTAAATACTATAAAACAAAGTATAGATAATTTAAAAAATGGTGTAGCGACTGTTTCTGAGGGATATAATCAAATTGGCGGGAAAATATCATCTTTTTCAAATAATGTTGTTACGATGGGCAATGGAATCAGTAGCATTACATCTGCATTAAATAATGCGCAAATAGCGATGAATGATTACGCTAAAAAACACCCTGATGCGATGAATGATACAGATTTCAAACAGGCAATTTTGGAAATATCACAATCGAATATTGGATTAAAACAAATAAGTACTAATTTAAACAATAATATGCCCGACATAACCAAACTAAACAATTCGCTTGCTGAATTAAATAAGGCAACAGGTGATATAAAAAATGGATTTGACAAACTTTCAAGCGGAATATCACAACTACAACTGGTTTCATCTCAGCTTAAAGATGGTGGTAATAATTTAAATGAGGGATTTTCACAATATTCCGGGGGAATTGCTTTAATTAATCAGAAAATGAAAGAAGTTTCCGGTGGACTTGGAGAATTAAATAGTGGATTAAAAAGTTTAGATGATGGTACACAGAAATTATATTATGGTGCTATTAAGCTCAACGATGGTTTAGCAACACTGAGCAATGGAGGAAATAATCTCAAAGACAATATGCAGAAATTAAATGATAGCCAGCAATTGTTGTCTAAAAAGCTCAATGATGCTTCAAATAAAATAGATTTAACAAGTATTAATGATAAAAAAAGTAATATGATAAATGAACCGATAGTACTCGATACGAGGAGATTAAATCCTGTTGCAAATTATGGAATTGGATTTGCACCATATTTTATCCCCTTGTCACTGTGGGTTGGTGCACTTATCTTATTTTTTCTCATTGATATATTTGATAGAAGAGGGTATGCAAAAGAAAGCAATGCTTCTATTATTATGGGTAAATTCATAAGTCTTTGCATCTTGGGTATTTTGCAATCAATTGTATCAAGCTTCGTGTTAATTGAGGTACTCAAGCTGCCAGTAAATAATCTATTTTATTATTATCTGATAAATGCATTAATGTCAGCAGTTTTTGTTGCTATAATCGGGTTTTTCGTTATGCTATTTGGAATGGCTGGAAAGTTTCTGGCTATCGTACTTCTGATGTTACAGCTGACATCATCAGGTGGTGTTTTTCCAATGGAACTTGTGCCGAGATTTTTCAATATAATTAACCCGTATTTCCCAATGACATATGGGACACAGGCATTGAGAGAAGCTATTTCCGGAACCAATTATAGCCTTATGTTAAATGACTTGCTTATATTAGCAGGGTTTGGAATTGTGTTCATGCTTTTATCAGTTTTACTCGCAGAAAAGGTTGGAGATTCAAATATAATAGATGAGAAATTAAGCTTATAA
- a CDS encoding serine hydrolase, translating to MGLYENIQNLIKSTSGNVGASIKNLKTGETININENLVFPSASTIKIVIMAEILRKVKEGFIRLNDNIILSNFMKTGGSGILHELNSGHKFTIEELITLMIIISDNTATNILIDIADMKNVNNMAVSLGMSHTKLQRKMMDFEAARCGKENYTCAADMTHILELINDGKVINKEYSNMMLDILKRQQDLGRLDLYLPENTIIAHKPGELDFLEHDVGIVYLKNCTYIISVLTNKMKTNLEGRKTIGKISKMVYDEYIKL from the coding sequence ATGGGGCTTTATGAAAATATTCAAAATTTAATAAAAAGCACGTCAGGAAATGTGGGTGCTTCTATAAAAAATTTAAAAACAGGTGAAACCATAAATATAAATGAAAATTTAGTGTTTCCATCCGCAAGTACAATTAAAATTGTTATTATGGCAGAGATATTGAGAAAGGTTAAGGAAGGGTTTATAAGACTCAATGATAATATAATATTATCAAATTTCATGAAAACCGGTGGAAGCGGCATTTTACACGAATTAAATAGTGGACATAAATTTACAATAGAAGAGCTCATAACATTAATGATAATCATAAGCGACAATACAGCGACAAATATTCTTATTGATATAGCGGACATGAAAAACGTCAATAATATGGCGGTAAGTCTTGGAATGTCACATACAAAGCTTCAGAGAAAGATGATGGATTTCGAAGCTGCTAGATGCGGTAAAGAAAATTATACATGTGCAGCAGATATGACACATATATTAGAGCTTATCAATGATGGAAAAGTAATCAATAAAGAGTACAGCAATATGATGCTTGACATTTTAAAAAGGCAGCAAGATTTAGGCAGGCTTGATCTATATCTACCTGAGAATACAATTATAGCACATAAACCAGGTGAACTTGACTTTCTTGAACACGACGTAGGGATTGTGTATCTTAAGAATTGCACATACATAATAAGCGTGCTGACAAATAAAATGAAGACAAATTTAGAAGGCAGAAAGACAATAGGGAAAATATCTAAGATGGTATATGACGAATATATAAAATTATAA
- a CDS encoding aldo/keto reductase, with protein sequence MKNIKIANGEINASEIALGCMRIADLPVKDVANLISTAFDGGINFFDHADIYSNGRAEEVFAKAFDTLGISREKIYLQTKCGIRKGYYDFSKEHILEAVDGSLKRLNTDYIDVLLLHRPDALVEPEEVAEAFAILHSSGKVRYFGVSNHNPMQIELLSKYLNHKLIINQLQLSIKHSGMIDQGIHVNTKVDGSTDRDGSILDYCRLKNITIQAWSPFQYGFFDGVFLNNDKFPELNKKIDEIAAAKGVSNSAIAVAWILRHPAKIQVIVGTTKSDRLKDILKASDVELTRQEWYEIYKAAGNMIP encoded by the coding sequence ATGAAGAATATAAAGATTGCCAATGGAGAGATTAATGCATCAGAGATTGCGCTTGGTTGTATGAGGATTGCAGATCTTCCGGTAAAAGATGTTGCTAATCTTATCAGTACTGCTTTTGATGGTGGCATAAACTTTTTTGACCACGCCGATATTTACAGCAATGGCAGAGCCGAAGAAGTATTCGCAAAAGCTTTTGACACATTAGGAATCAGCAGAGAAAAAATATATCTTCAAACAAAATGCGGTATTCGAAAGGGATATTATGATTTTTCTAAGGAGCACATTTTAGAAGCTGTCGATGGCAGCCTGAAACGCCTTAACACCGATTACATAGACGTATTGCTTTTACATCGTCCAGATGCACTTGTAGAGCCTGAAGAAGTTGCTGAAGCATTTGCTATATTACATAGTAGCGGTAAAGTCAGATATTTCGGTGTTAGCAACCACAATCCTATGCAGATAGAATTGCTTAGCAAATATTTAAATCATAAACTTATCATAAACCAGTTGCAATTGAGTATCAAACATAGTGGTATGATAGACCAAGGTATACACGTAAATACGAAAGTCGATGGCTCAACTGACAGGGATGGAAGTATATTGGATTATTGCCGTCTTAAGAATATCACAATTCAAGCATGGTCACCTTTCCAATATGGCTTTTTTGATGGTGTTTTCTTAAATAATGATAAATTCCCAGAGCTAAATAAAAAAATTGATGAAATAGCAGCGGCAAAAGGTGTGTCAAATTCAGCAATTGCTGTTGCATGGATATTAAGGCATCCGGCTAAAATACAAGTAATTGTTGGTACAACAAAATCAGATCGGTTAAAGGACATATTAAAAGCATCCGATGTAGAACTTACAAGACAAGAATGGTACGAAATATATAAAGCTGCAGGAAACATGATTCCATAG
- a CDS encoding ATP synthase subunit C, which yields MFSFVYIAAFIVLITICAGIYIYKGGKLINGRRFFKLSISSFAVLIGAFLIMLVPGIAKAATPNDQSKGLGYLAAALSTGLATIGTGYAVGSVGSSALGAVSEDPKILGKTLIFVGLAEGIAIYGLIVSIMIFGRL from the coding sequence ATGTTTAGTTTTGTCTATATAGCCGCATTTATCGTTCTTATTACTATTTGTGCTGGAATTTACATCTACAAGGGTGGAAAATTAATCAATGGCAGAAGGTTTTTCAAATTGAGTATTAGTTCATTTGCTGTCTTGATCGGCGCATTTTTAATAATGCTTGTGCCAGGTATTGCAAAAGCGGCAACACCAAATGACCAGAGCAAGGGTCTTGGTTATCTTGCGGCAGCTTTATCAACCGGACTTGCGACAATTGGCACCGGTTATGCAGTTGGTTCCGTTGGCTCATCTGCACTTGGCGCAGTATCAGAGGATCCAAAAATACTCGGAAAGACACTTATATTCGTAGGTCTTGCAGAAGGAATAGCAATATATGGTCTCATAGTATCTATCATGATATTTGGCAGATTGTAA